The DNA segment ACGTTTCTGTAAATCGATCGAGTTGATAAGTCGTAGAGTTTTACCAGCATGTCTATTGCACCATGTTGGAAAATTCAAGAAAAGTGTGTCAATTTTCTTGTCTTATTTCCCTCAAATGCTAGTTATTTAAACCAATCACGTAGAGGACTCATTTGCGGCAGACATGGTGCCCATTTTCTTATTATTCCTCTGCTTGTCATATGCTGCTGAAGCTCATTTGTTTCACTCCTTCGAGAAAATTCAACTCCCAACACCTGGTTCTGAGGCCTATGCTTTTGACTCAAAGAACAGGGGGCCATACACTGGTCTAAATGATGGAAGGATTGTCAAATATCAAGGCCCGGAATTTGGATTTGTGGATTTTGCTTCCACTTCTCCAAATAGGTAACAAAACTCAACCTTTCCTTTTGTATGTATTCTGGTGTCTGTGATTCTAGTTAGCTTGATTGGTTTTGAGTTGGGTTGAATAGATATAATGTTTGGTAGAAATGAATCGAGCATGCTCACTTAGATTTTGAGCTAAATTCTAGCCAAAGTGTTCTTTGAGAACTcgtgaattattattattagtgaaAACGATGCCAACGACATAGATGATTAGAAGGATAGAGCTTGATATTAAGTTCTTTTTACAGGACTAAAGAATTTTGTGATGGAAAAGATGGAAATGATCCAAGTAACGGGCCGAAGTGTGGGAGGCCAATAGGTCTTGAATTCAACCACAAAACCAACGAGCTCTACATTATCGACGCTTACAGGGGTTTAATGGTGGTGGGGAGGAGCGGCGGCATTGCAACTCGGCTTGCAGGTGGAAGAGATGGAGTTCCCTTTGATGCACCAGATGCTATAGCCATTGATCCCATTACTGGTGCAGTTTACTTCACAGATGTTGGCAACATTTTCTTCAAAACCAAGTAAATTTTACTAGTcctctctatatatataatttttcatgatgTGTACTGATAGGATTGCCATTTATTTTGCAGTAACATGACAGAGATACTCCTGAGTGGAGATACAAGTGGAAGGCTACTGAAATACAACCCAAAGACGAAGCAACGAACTGTGGTTTTAACTGGTCTAGCGGTACCGAATGGAGCGGTGGTTAGCAAGGATGGCTCATTTGTACTGGTTGCGGAGTACATAGCCTGCAGAATAAGAAGGTTTTGGATAAAGGGTCCCAAAGCAAATACAACAGACATTTTCGTCAATCTTCCGGGAAATCCAGACAACATCAAGAGGACAAGATCAGGAGATTTTTGGGTTCCGGTTAACATTCAAAAGCTGCAGCCTAAACTTACCAGTTTTCCTTTAGGACAGAAGATTAACGAACATGGCCAGATTCTTGAAACAGTCAATTTCTATGCAGAATACAATAGTACTTACGTAACTGAAGTCCAAGAGCATCGAGGGTCGTTGTATGTTGCGTCGGTGTATGCAGATTTTGTTGGTGTCTATAGGGGACTGAAGTGCtaataaggaaaaaaaaccaCTTATCTTATATTCGTTAAAACAATTATTGATTTTGTCGATGTTAAAATCCAAACTTGTGGAGTATATTGAATTCACGGATCCTACATTTAACATCCAAACTCGTGGTGTATATTGAATTCGCGAATCCTACATTTATGACCGTTGGATTGAATTCTGTTGAGAATGATTTTGTGAAGACCAAGCATTTTGAACAATAATTTACTATATGTATTATCCACATCTTTTATTTCAACTAGAAAAGTGCACAACTAAACTCCTGAAAATATACTaatgaaattttgataatatttaaattaattaaaatatggctAATAGTATTTATcaattgaaataaatcaaaccacaaaaaataaaaatcatgaccATAGACGGTATATGAATTGGCAAAAAGTTATTTTATCCACATGACACATTTCTCAATATGTTTCTTGATTGATTTTGACAACTCAACAACTCTTTGTCATAGTTTTTATAATATGCGTATAACCATTTTGGTATACTCAACAAGTATATTATCAtctttaacaattattatgctATTTAGAATACTCATCTGATATCTGACATGCTTGTAGTTTTCTTTCCTATCAcgacattttttcggttttctacATTGTTTTTATCCAGTAATCTTATATTTCCgactatttgttttttttttgttgaattattttcaGTTTATGACAATCATGAACTGTAACTCCTAATAAAAAATTCTTTTAGTCGTGATAGGTTTTCACTTGTGAGTAAAATTATGtataacatatatatcattcaACAACATAACCAATGAACGgtgttgtaatttcttcaaaCATCGTAAGATttgtaatatcatttttatatatttaatatcaatattattaacATATAGCTATattgttaataaatttttaacaattatttctcAATCACTGGAAGAAATAATACTTGAAAATCTATTCAAATTGTTATATATTAGAACAATGTCCTCGTTTAATTTGATGCAATTCAGGAAAGTCATCTCGTTAGTCATTTTTTAGAAGCTTTGTAATAATGATTGCGTTCATCATATCATGGGGATAATATAGTTTCAATCTCATTTGTTGTGTCTagaacataatattatattattcattGAAACAAAACAAATGTTCTTCTATCGAGTTTAcattttgtttataattgatATAGGTGGATTTTACGTGTTTTTCATA comes from the Primulina huaijiensis isolate GDHJ02 chromosome 8, ASM1229523v2, whole genome shotgun sequence genome and includes:
- the LOC140983180 gene encoding strictosidine synthase-like, yielding MVPIFLLFLCLSYAAEAHLFHSFEKIQLPTPGSEAYAFDSKNRGPYTGLNDGRIVKYQGPEFGFVDFASTSPNRTKEFCDGKDGNDPSNGPKCGRPIGLEFNHKTNELYIIDAYRGLMVVGRSGGIATRLAGGRDGVPFDAPDAIAIDPITGAVYFTDVGNIFFKTNNMTEILLSGDTSGRLLKYNPKTKQRTVVLTGLAVPNGAVVSKDGSFVLVAEYIACRIRRFWIKGPKANTTDIFVNLPGNPDNIKRTRSGDFWVPVNIQKLQPKLTSFPLGQKINEHGQILETVNFYAEYNSTYVTEVQEHRGSLYVASVYADFVGVYRGLKC